In a single window of the Candidatus Neomarinimicrobiota bacterium genome:
- the ccoG gene encoding cytochrome c oxidase accessory protein CcoG, which yields MDQPDRNLTNIDAPSAFRDRIASMDEDGKRKWVFPRKPFGRFYKARTWFSYLLLAIMFSGPFITINGRPFLLLNIIERKFIILGMAFWPQDSFIFVLATLTFVVGILLFTVIFGRLFCGWACPQTIFMEMVFRKIEYLIDGNANKQRKLKAQKWNAEKIFKRVLKHGIFWILSFIIGNTFLAYIIGKDELFEIVTSPVAEHAGGFAIMVLFTTLFYYVYASFREQVCTQICPYGRLQSVLLDDKSIVVAYDFIRGEKRGRPKKNTTQELGDCIDCNQCVEVCPTGIDIRNGTQLECVNCTACIDACDTVMDKVKRPRGLIRYDSFTGIRTGEKLSMNFRNIGYSVVLAALVFFFFVLLVTRSDVESTILRSYGTMYQDVGNNHFTNLYTVKVLNKTFEDLPIRFELQEPEGTLTMVGGDLKINGQDKTEGAFFVDLSGDLLDGTETKLMITVYSGDRLLETVKTSFMGPRK from the coding sequence ATGGATCAGCCAGATAGAAATCTCACCAACATAGATGCCCCGTCGGCATTTCGAGATAGAATTGCTTCCATGGATGAGGATGGCAAACGAAAATGGGTTTTCCCGCGCAAACCCTTCGGTCGTTTCTATAAGGCAAGAACCTGGTTTTCATATCTGCTTCTCGCTATCATGTTTAGTGGACCGTTTATCACAATAAATGGACGGCCATTTCTCCTACTCAACATTATAGAACGTAAATTTATCATCCTGGGGATGGCCTTCTGGCCCCAGGACAGTTTCATTTTTGTGCTGGCCACCCTGACCTTTGTGGTGGGGATTCTCTTGTTTACCGTCATTTTTGGCCGGCTTTTTTGTGGCTGGGCTTGCCCTCAAACCATCTTCATGGAAATGGTCTTTCGTAAAATCGAATATCTCATCGATGGTAACGCAAATAAACAACGCAAACTCAAAGCCCAGAAATGGAATGCAGAAAAGATTTTCAAACGGGTCCTGAAGCATGGCATCTTTTGGATTCTGTCCTTTATCATTGGCAACACCTTTCTGGCTTATATCATCGGTAAGGATGAACTTTTCGAGATCGTTACCTCGCCAGTTGCTGAGCATGCAGGCGGGTTTGCCATCATGGTCCTTTTTACCACATTGTTCTATTATGTCTATGCCTCTTTTCGTGAACAGGTCTGCACCCAAATTTGCCCCTATGGACGCCTGCAGTCCGTGCTGCTGGATGACAAATCCATTGTGGTTGCCTATGATTTCATTCGGGGTGAAAAACGAGGTCGCCCCAAAAAGAACACCACACAGGAATTGGGAGATTGTATTGATTGTAACCAGTGTGTTGAGGTCTGTCCCACGGGCATAGATATACGGAACGGCACCCAGCTGGAATGTGTCAATTGCACGGCCTGTATAGATGCCTGTGATACCGTCATGGACAAAGTGAAGCGACCACGCGGTTTGATTCGCTATGATTCATTTACGGGTATTCGTACAGGGGAAAAGCTGAGTATGAATTTTCGCAATATTGGTTATTCTGTTGTTTTGGCAGCCCTTGTGTTTTTCTTCTTTGTCCTGCTGGTGACCCGTTCTGATGTGGAATCAACCATCTTACGCTCATATGGAACCATGTATCAGGATGTTGGAAATAACCATTTCACAAATTTGTATACCGTCAAAGTGCTTAATAAGACATTTGAGGATCTTCCCATCCGGTTTGAATTGCAGGAACCTGAAGGAACCCTGACCATGGTAGGTGGTGATTTAAAAATCAACGGCCAGGATAAAACAGAAGGCGCGTTTTTTGTCGACTTATCTGGCGATTTGCTGGATGGTACAGAAACCAAACTGATGATCACTGTATACAGTGGCGACCGACTTCTGGAAACCGTAAAAACATCATTCATGGGACCGAGAAAATAA
- a CDS encoding c-type cytochrome, with protein MGKVTNELIDHDYDGIQEYDNDLPGWWKALFLITIVIAVIYVPYYHFYGDLQDAEYQKEMGTYVEAGVGRGPFTAYSSPWASDGEITPALRAEMDKILDAPFDEQLMRAMAKADPDQLAKLQTAFPDVIAAYGSGTSASPDPAPAKKEEPAATPSAGMVALTDEASLAAGKKVWDTQCFTCHLNDGGGSIGPNMTDDYWIHGGDMESIVHIIKVGVPAKGMIPWEATLTPDQIMQVASFIKVKIHGTTPAVPKAPQGDLFEG; from the coding sequence ATGGGCAAAGTCACAAACGAACTCATTGATCACGATTATGATGGAATTCAAGAATATGACAACGATCTACCAGGTTGGTGGAAAGCATTATTCCTGATCACTATCGTCATTGCAGTTATATATGTACCTTACTATCACTTCTACGGTGATTTACAGGACGCAGAGTATCAAAAAGAAATGGGTACTTATGTAGAGGCCGGCGTAGGTCGTGGACCTTTTACAGCCTACTCATCACCCTGGGCCAGCGATGGAGAAATCACGCCAGCCCTGCGAGCAGAAATGGATAAAATCCTAGATGCTCCTTTTGATGAGCAATTGATGCGGGCCATGGCCAAGGCCGATCCCGATCAGCTAGCCAAATTGCAGACTGCCTTTCCAGATGTCATAGCAGCATATGGAAGTGGGACAAGCGCTTCTCCTGATCCAGCACCTGCCAAAAAAGAAGAACCTGCAGCAACCCCTTCTGCTGGTATGGTCGCTCTAACCGATGAGGCTAGTCTGGCTGCCGGTAAAAAGGTCTGGGATACCCAATGCTTTACCTGTCATCTCAATGATGGTGGAGGAAGTATTGGCCCCAACATGACCGATGATTACTGGATTCATGGTGGAGATATGGAATCAATTGTACACATCATTAAAGTGGGGGTTCCAGCCAAGGGTATGATCCCCTGGGAAGCCACATTGACTCCCGATCAGATCATGCAGGTTGCCAGTTTTATCAAAGTGAAGATCCATGGAACCACTCCGGCTGTTCCCAAGGCACCACAGGGAGACCTGTTTGAGGGATAG
- a CDS encoding CcoQ/FixQ family Cbb3-type cytochrome c oxidase assembly chaperone, which produces MLSRIYPGADGLQFFQGLSLVLFFLVFVGAIVMIVTMGRGHIDKMSNMPLESGDDQNNGGLK; this is translated from the coding sequence ATGTTAAGTCGCATTTATCCAGGAGCAGATGGCCTTCAGTTCTTTCAAGGTCTTTCCCTGGTCCTGTTCTTTCTCGTCTTTGTGGGAGCCATCGTTATGATCGTGACCATGGGGAGGGGACACATTGATAAAATGAGCAATATGCCCCTCGAGAGCGGGGATGATCAAAACAATGGAGGCCTTAAATAA
- the ccoN gene encoding cytochrome-c oxidase, cbb3-type subunit I codes for MEMEKFQYDNKIVRMFFWATVIWGVTAFLVGLTIALQLPAPWWNFSTSWLTFGRLRPLHTNAAIFAFVGNGIFMGYYYSAQRLLKARNFSDVLSKIHFWGWQGIIVSAALTLPAGLTSAKEYAELEWPIDIAIAVIWVAWGVNMMGTILKRREKHLYVAIWFYIATFVTVAMLHIVNSLAIPVSFWKSYSLYAGVQDALVQWWYGHNAVAFFLTTPYLGLMYYFMPKAAQRPVYSYRLSIIHFWALIFLYIWAGPHHLLYTSTPDWAQTLGTVFSIMLIAPSWGGMLNGLLTLRGAWDRVRQDPILKFMVVAVSAYGMSTFEGPMMSLKNYNAISHFTDYTIAHVHIGALGWNGLLTFGMLYWLAPRLWNAKLYSVKLANVHFWLATLGIIFYVIPMYWTGITQALLWKQFTPEGLLVYPNFLETVLQLVPMYWTRAFGGTLYLTGSLIMVYNLVKTARSGAPIPDQEMEAAPLKPIVTEPGEHKHRWLEARPMYFLALALVAVAIGGIVEFVPMFVVKSNVPTISTVTPYSPLELEGRDIYIKEGCFNCHSQMIRPFRSETERYGEYSKAGEFVYDHPFLWGSKRTGPDLHREGVGKLKKPDAWHYNHMDNPRSMSPGSIMPVYPWLLERSNDYDDLPRKISVMRTLGVPYAEGYEDQALEDLKQQADGIVANLKEAGIETSWDKEIIALIAYLQKLGTGILPK; via the coding sequence ATGGAGATGGAAAAATTTCAGTACGACAATAAAATCGTGCGAATGTTTTTCTGGGCTACTGTTATATGGGGCGTGACAGCCTTTCTGGTTGGACTTACTATAGCGCTTCAACTACCGGCGCCCTGGTGGAATTTTAGCACATCATGGCTAACTTTTGGTCGCCTGCGTCCCCTGCACACCAACGCTGCCATTTTTGCTTTTGTTGGCAACGGTATATTCATGGGATATTACTATTCAGCTCAAAGGCTGCTCAAGGCTCGAAATTTTTCCGATGTACTGAGTAAAATACATTTCTGGGGCTGGCAAGGCATCATTGTCTCAGCCGCCTTGACACTACCTGCCGGTCTTACCTCAGCAAAAGAATACGCCGAACTGGAATGGCCCATTGATATCGCCATCGCAGTCATCTGGGTTGCCTGGGGTGTGAACATGATGGGGACCATCCTTAAACGTCGTGAGAAGCATCTCTATGTCGCCATATGGTTCTACATCGCCACCTTTGTAACGGTTGCCATGCTCCATATTGTGAATTCTCTTGCCATACCAGTGAGCTTCTGGAAAAGCTATTCCCTCTATGCAGGTGTACAGGACGCACTGGTTCAATGGTGGTATGGTCACAACGCAGTCGCCTTTTTCCTGACCACGCCCTACCTCGGTCTGATGTACTATTTCATGCCCAAAGCCGCTCAGAGACCCGTCTATTCATATCGCCTGTCCATCATACACTTCTGGGCGCTTATCTTTCTATATATCTGGGCCGGCCCTCACCATCTGCTCTATACCTCAACACCTGATTGGGCTCAAACCCTGGGAACCGTGTTTTCCATTATGTTGATTGCTCCCTCATGGGGTGGCATGCTCAACGGTCTTCTCACCTTACGTGGTGCCTGGGATCGTGTACGCCAGGATCCCATATTGAAATTTATGGTGGTGGCTGTTTCCGCTTATGGAATGTCCACCTTTGAAGGTCCCATGATGTCATTGAAAAACTATAATGCCATCTCACACTTTACCGACTACACCATTGCTCATGTCCACATCGGCGCACTGGGCTGGAACGGCCTGTTAACCTTTGGTATGTTGTACTGGCTGGCTCCTCGTTTATGGAATGCCAAACTGTATTCCGTTAAGCTGGCTAATGTTCACTTCTGGCTGGCCACGCTTGGAATCATTTTCTATGTGATACCCATGTACTGGACTGGCATTACCCAGGCCTTGCTCTGGAAGCAGTTCACACCAGAAGGCTTGCTTGTTTATCCAAATTTCCTGGAAACCGTTTTACAACTGGTGCCCATGTACTGGACACGTGCCTTTGGTGGCACACTCTATCTCACCGGGTCTCTGATCATGGTTTACAACCTGGTTAAAACCGCTCGCTCCGGTGCTCCCATTCCAGATCAGGAAATGGAAGCAGCACCCCTGAAGCCCATCGTGACCGAACCAGGTGAGCACAAACACCGCTGGCTTGAAGCTCGTCCCATGTACTTCCTGGCCCTGGCTCTGGTTGCTGTAGCCATTGGTGGTATTGTGGAATTTGTGCCCATGTTTGTTGTGAAATCCAATGTTCCAACCATCAGCACGGTGACACCTTATTCACCTCTGGAGCTTGAAGGTCGGGATATTTACATCAAGGAGGGTTGCTTCAACTGCCACTCCCAGATGATTCGTCCATTCAGAAGCGAAACCGAACGCTATGGTGAATACTCGAAGGCCGGTGAGTTCGTTTATGATCATCCCTTCCTGTGGGGTTCCAAACGAACCGGACCTGATCTTCATCGTGAAGGTGTTGGCAAGTTGAAAAAACCAGATGCCTGGCATTACAACCACATGGACAATCCTCGCTCAATGAGTCCGGGGTCCATTATGCCGGTTTACCCCTGGTTATTGGAGCGATCCAATGATTATGATGATCTTCCCAGGAAGATCAGTGTCATGCGAACCCTGGGTGTTCCTTATGCAGAAGGATATGAAGATCAGGCTCTGGAAGATCTTAAGCAACAGGCTGATGGTATCGTCGCCAATCTTAAGGAAGCAGGTATTGAAACGTCCTGGGATAAAGAGATTATCGCTCTTATCGCATATCTTCAGAAACTTGGGACAGGAATTCTTCCCAAATAG
- the ccoS gene encoding cbb3-type cytochrome oxidase assembly protein CcoS, with the protein MQVMFILMAFSLGASLIFLGAYIWSVKSGQFDDKYTPSVRMLFEDKKISKKTEPGLDSGEKNEEIK; encoded by the coding sequence TTGCAGGTAATGTTTATCCTGATGGCCTTTAGTCTGGGGGCATCTCTTATTTTTTTAGGAGCCTATATCTGGTCGGTTAAATCCGGGCAGTTCGATGACAAATACACACCTTCAGTACGAATGTTATTCGAAGATAAAAAAATATCAAAGAAAACGGAACCCGGTCTTGATTCGGGAGAAAAAAACGAGGAGATTAAATAA
- a CDS encoding heavy metal translocating P-type ATPase metal-binding domain-containing protein produces MAINFGKYETDQTPADHGTALRCFHCGESCPDNTISIGDKSFCCHGCKTVFEILNANEMCDYYTIEDTPGITPKQDLISGRFDYLDDETVRPQVIDFSDGKTEKVTFHTPTMHCASCIWLLEKLHEMDSRIFSSLVNFPRKQVTITFNREQMKLSETAALLSSLGYEPLVSLDTVGKREQSSAEKKLYLKIGLAGFAFGNVMILSFPEYLSRVGSVDATFKMVFGYLSLIMSLPVLIFAAKDYYQSAWAGIRTRTVNIDVPITLGIGMLFVRSAWEILTQSGVGYFDSFTGLVFFLLVGRLFQQKTYEMLSFERDYKSFFPLSVTRKINNVEAVVPVSKLKPGDRIVVRNQELIPADSVLLKTDAHIDYSFVSGESIPVTKNAGDFIYAGGRQAGTTIELEVIKEPSQSYLTQLWNNDVFSKPRFSRLNQLVNQVSHYFTFGVLAIAIVASIYWLKIDTSTGIKVFTSVLIVACPCALALSSPFALGTAMRIFGRKGFYVKNTDAVEALSKINTIVMDKTGTLTESRQETIEFSGDVLSHDDQEIIKSLVQHSTHPLSQKIFQALDVHAVHPVGDYEEISGRGIQGVIGGRNIKLGSAKWLGIDEVTSDAEDMKTRVFLSMNDEIRGPFLIANVFRKGLRPLLFDLKKEFDMYLLSGDTEREKANLVNLFGSDENLLFRQTPENKLDFVAKIQGEGAHVLMVGDGLNDAGALRASEVGIAITDDVSAFSPASDGILTGKNLHLLGSFIKMSKATTSVIVASFVISIIYNVVGVSFAVAGKLSPLVSAILMPASSISVVVFTTFTTSLRARMMRLT; encoded by the coding sequence ATGGCAATTAATTTTGGCAAATATGAAACGGATCAAACTCCAGCAGACCATGGAACAGCCCTGCGTTGTTTCCATTGTGGTGAATCCTGCCCGGATAACACCATATCCATTGGTGATAAGAGCTTTTGCTGCCATGGCTGTAAGACCGTATTTGAAATTCTTAATGCCAATGAGATGTGTGACTATTATACCATCGAGGACACACCTGGCATAACACCCAAACAGGATTTGATCTCTGGTCGTTTTGATTATCTCGATGACGAGACTGTGAGACCCCAGGTTATTGATTTTTCAGATGGCAAAACAGAAAAGGTGACTTTCCATACCCCAACTATGCACTGTGCCTCCTGTATCTGGCTCCTGGAAAAACTCCATGAGATGGATTCACGCATTTTCAGCTCTCTGGTTAATTTCCCCCGGAAACAGGTGACCATTACCTTCAATCGTGAGCAGATGAAACTCAGCGAAACGGCAGCCCTGCTCTCTTCGCTTGGCTATGAACCCCTGGTGAGTCTTGATACGGTTGGGAAGCGGGAACAATCCTCTGCCGAAAAAAAATTATACCTGAAGATTGGTCTGGCAGGCTTTGCATTTGGCAATGTCATGATCCTCAGTTTTCCAGAATACCTCTCACGAGTCGGTTCGGTAGATGCTACTTTCAAAATGGTGTTTGGGTATCTCAGTCTGATTATGTCCTTACCCGTTCTGATTTTTGCAGCCAAAGATTATTATCAATCAGCCTGGGCTGGCATCAGAACCCGAACTGTGAACATTGATGTCCCCATCACCCTGGGTATCGGGATGCTCTTTGTCAGATCAGCCTGGGAGATTCTCACCCAAAGTGGTGTGGGTTATTTTGACTCTTTTACGGGCCTGGTTTTCTTTTTGCTGGTGGGGCGACTCTTTCAGCAGAAGACCTATGAGATGCTTTCCTTCGAACGAGATTATAAGTCCTTTTTCCCTCTGTCAGTTACCCGCAAAATCAATAATGTGGAAGCCGTAGTCCCGGTTTCAAAGCTGAAGCCAGGCGACCGGATCGTGGTTCGAAATCAGGAATTGATACCAGCAGATTCTGTCCTCCTTAAAACGGATGCCCATATCGATTATAGCTTTGTCAGCGGAGAATCCATCCCCGTGACAAAAAATGCTGGTGATTTTATCTACGCCGGGGGCCGCCAGGCCGGTACCACAATTGAGCTGGAAGTCATCAAGGAACCGTCACAGAGTTATCTTACCCAACTCTGGAATAATGATGTCTTTAGTAAGCCGAGATTTTCAAGGTTGAACCAGCTTGTTAATCAGGTGAGTCACTACTTTACTTTTGGTGTTTTGGCCATCGCCATTGTTGCCTCCATATATTGGCTCAAAATAGATACATCAACCGGTATCAAAGTATTTACATCAGTCCTGATAGTGGCCTGTCCCTGTGCCCTTGCCCTTTCCTCGCCCTTCGCGTTGGGGACAGCCATGCGCATTTTTGGTCGCAAAGGCTTCTATGTGAAAAACACAGATGCAGTTGAAGCCCTCTCGAAAATTAATACCATCGTGATGGACAAAACAGGCACCTTGACAGAATCTCGACAAGAGACTATTGAATTCTCCGGCGATGTGCTTTCACATGACGATCAGGAAATTATCAAGTCTCTGGTTCAGCATTCCACCCACCCCTTGAGCCAGAAAATATTTCAAGCCCTGGATGTTCATGCTGTCCACCCTGTAGGGGATTATGAAGAAATTTCAGGACGGGGAATTCAAGGGGTTATTGGCGGACGCAATATCAAACTGGGTTCTGCCAAATGGTTGGGGATTGACGAAGTGACCAGTGATGCTGAGGATATGAAAACCCGGGTCTTTCTCAGCATGAACGATGAAATCAGGGGTCCCTTTTTAATAGCCAATGTCTTCCGCAAGGGTTTACGTCCGCTACTCTTTGATTTGAAAAAAGAATTTGACATGTATCTCTTGTCTGGTGACACAGAACGGGAGAAAGCCAATCTGGTGAATCTCTTTGGCAGTGATGAGAACCTGCTCTTTCGCCAGACACCCGAGAACAAGCTGGATTTTGTCGCAAAAATTCAGGGAGAAGGTGCCCATGTCCTTATGGTGGGAGACGGCCTCAATGATGCCGGCGCTTTAAGAGCCAGTGAAGTGGGCATTGCCATCACGGATGATGTCTCCGCGTTCTCTCCAGCCAGCGATGGAATCCTCACAGGTAAAAACTTACATTTACTGGGGTCATTTATAAAAATGTCAAAGGCTACCACCTCGGTGATTGTGGCCAGTTTTGTGATCTCAATTATTTATAATGTGGTTGGTGTTAGCTTTGCAGTGGCAGGAAAACTGTCTCCCCTGGTGTCGGCTATACTTATGCCTGCCAGCTCTATTTCTGTTGTGGTCTTCACCACATTTACAACGAGCTTGCGAGCCCGTATGATGAGATTAACTTGA
- a CDS encoding Rrf2 family transcriptional regulator, with protein MPFRLTNEGEYAVRLMVYLAGRDRDQLVSAREIAENQNIPQRFLRTIVSQFVKLGFVKSFQGNGGGVRLAEGAENKTLLEVIEAVEGPIYLNVCMQGEVACQFSSQCAVHLVWHEAQDAIQQILGGKKIKELAQVNFDLAASGLGAGSDVMCGIPVTTENTKIPHGN; from the coding sequence TTGCCGTTTCGTTTAACCAATGAAGGTGAGTATGCCGTTCGCCTCATGGTCTATCTGGCAGGACGGGATCGTGATCAACTGGTCTCTGCCCGGGAAATAGCAGAAAATCAAAATATCCCACAGCGCTTCCTCAGGACCATTGTTTCCCAGTTTGTCAAGTTGGGGTTTGTCAAATCCTTTCAGGGCAATGGTGGAGGTGTTCGCCTTGCTGAAGGCGCCGAGAACAAAACCTTGCTGGAAGTCATCGAAGCTGTTGAAGGTCCCATATACTTAAATGTCTGCATGCAAGGTGAAGTGGCTTGCCAATTTTCGAGTCAGTGCGCTGTTCACCTGGTCTGGCATGAAGCCCAGGATGCCATCCAGCAGATATTAGGTGGCAAAAAAATAAAAGAACTGGCTCAGGTGAACTTCGATCTGGCGGCCAGTGGTCTGGGTGCAGGCTCCGATGTCATGTGTGGCATACCGGTAACTACTGAAAACACGAAGATTCCCCATGGCAATTAA